From the Hordeum vulgare subsp. vulgare chromosome 1H, MorexV3_pseudomolecules_assembly, whole genome shotgun sequence genome, the window gcatgtgccattctctaaaccttcaagaaataatctgttttgcatgcccgaaccgctcatgtggtgatagagggctgttggtatcttccatgctaggcgtgttatcctcgacatgtgtttattcactgtcattcacgagaaaggggccgctaattggaatgccgagttccacgcttaaatcaaaaacataactgtaaaacaagactcccccaaattgatgttagtatggacggtacccgaggattcggctagccatggagtgtgattgattggtggtgggggagttaaaactttacttttctgtttgggaaccgcctatagcatgagtagcgtggaagatattgagaactcttggtcattgcgttgacaattaaagcatgccacccaaaattattatccctgttttcagagcttgagctctggcacctctgcaaatcaatgcttccctctgcgaagggcgtgtctatttattttcctgttgagtcatcctcttgtataagcaccaattagagagcacctctgtcatttttatgctttgcttttgattgatattgagtatgactatgactggatctttgttgctatgaattacaatgtttagtgagcccttgatctttgaaagtgctctagatttatgttttgcggtctcagaaagagctagcgagataccacctgttcatattgcttcatgcttgttttgattgaattgttggtatctgaaactcattattatttcctcgctagctgattatgccattgatattagtttaccgtgagacctttgtgtcacttgcttatgtggttaacttgtgatcttgctgaaattctggttacgagttaaacatagttgcaacaaaaagatcaaacagagtttgtcaaagtttttctttctctttcaatttgtcaactgagttgcttgaggacaagaaggttttaagcttgggggagttgatacgtctccatcatatctacttttccaaactcttttgcccttgttttggactctaatttgcatgatttgaatggaactaacccggactaacgctgttttcaacagaattgctatgttgttgtttttgtgcagaaatgaaagttctcggaacgtcctgaaaatttacggagaatttttctggaaaatatgaaaaatacctgcgcaaagatccaccagagggcatgggccagtgggccacaagccctgttgccgcggccaccccttggccgcggcaaccaagcttgtggggcccacgtggttgtgccgcccccaaactcagctctataaattcactttcgcccagaaaaaaaaatcagaagagaagatttcgtcgcgtttgcgatacggaggcgtcgtcacatcctcttcttcatctggaggacatatctggagtccgttttgggctccggagaggggaaatcgtcgccatcgtcatcaacaaccttgttccctctccaattccatgaagctcttcatcgttcgtgagtaatctattcataggctcgctgggcggtgatgagtaggatgagatctatcatgtaatcgagttagttttgacggggattgatccctagtatccactatgttctgagattgatgttgctactactttgccatgcttaatgcttgtcactagggcccgagtgccatgatttcagatctgaaattattatgttgccaccaatatatgtgtgttttagatccgatcttgcaagctgtagttacctactatgtgttatgacccggcaaccccggagtgacaataactggaaccactcccagtgatgaccgtagtttgaggagttcatgtgttcaccaagtgctaatgtgttgttccggttctttattaaaaggagaaccttaatatcatgtagtatccttttggaccccgctgccacgggagggatggacaatagatgtcacgcaagttcttttccctaagcacgtatgactacacacggaatgcatgcctacatcatattgacgaacgggagctagccacatatctctccgtgttgtaactgttgcatgatgaatatcattcaaacgaatcaccgacccattgcctacgagtttgtcccactggtgttgttacttgtcttgctctgctgctactgctgttactactgttgctactgcagttacttgctactgttgctacttgctactgctgtcactactgttgttccttgccactgctattactcgtcacactgttgctacctgctacaattctggttcgctcgtcgttgacaggaaaagacaattttcgtcaacgggcaacttctggcgccactgatacgacagttaggaatagtttgccgtcaacaaatcatttctgacaccgttgttatcatactactttgctgcttatactttgcttgcagatactaatctttcaggtgtggttaaatccgatacattcaactgctaatatttgagagtattctgtcacctcctgactggcgaatcaacaaatttgggtcgaatacactaccctcgaaaactgccgcgaacccatgccctcgtgggccattgcaagacaattgctaattgttgagcaactgggagtagttctggctctgttgtcgcgaaggcatcaagtcagggactcgtcaacaatattcttctagtgccgttgccggggactgctaagcacaaatcgtcattgagctgtacgtgtgctgaacgcggaggtgccgtccgttcgacactagatcggaatggatcgtgagtcggatcgcaagatggttcgtgcaacggatcgcgagacggttcgtggaatggatcgcgggacggttcgctggacggatcgtgggacggttcgtgggggtgatcgagggacgtgaagacgttccactacatcaaccgcgtttcttaacgcttcctgccgtgcgatctacaaggatatgttgatccaaatctcctctcgtagatggacatcaccatgataggtcttcgtgtgcgtaggaattttttttgtttcccatgcaacgttccccaacattactagggacggtgttttgtctatgtatccacacatatatttgagtttccaatcaatgcaattataatgtggataataaacgattatcacgaacaaagaaatataataacaactaatttattattgcctctagggcatatttccagcgacATCTAGCCTGGAGACTAGATGGAAGGATGACCAACGCATTTTGGGCCGGTTTGTGTGTAGGACGGCTCAAAGGATCATGGCTGATGTCGGCTTTGTAGATGTCGACTTAGGAGTTCCACTCCGATGAGGAGAGGTCGGGTGCAACTCCGATTCATTGTAACCCCACAGGTTTGACTCAATATATAAGGGTAAACACCGATACATCTAAGGGACAGACCCAGGTTAGATCTCTCAAGAGATAGGTAGCGAAAgcaacccttgtaatcaagatcttaACATAAATAAACAAACATAGGGCAAGAGTAGGCCTTTACCTCACgagaggggtcgaacctgggtaacttGTCTCTCTCGCTCCGATCATTCCCATCCAAGGATTCGCCTAGTGGCTATGGCCTCACAACAAAGTTCTCTCATGAGGACACTTGTCGCGGTAACTCCACGATAGGTGCATcctcccttccttcttcctcggcCCTTCTCTCCATGGTGGTGGCCCGCAATGGAGGTATGGTGGGTGTAGATGAAACTTGTGAAGGTTGAAGATGGattgagacggcggctagggttggaggTCTTCTTATAAGAGGTCTCCCCGAGTGTCCTCCATTTATCTAGACTCCTCCCTTTCATCCAAGGGCTCAAGGGGATCCAAATCCACGGCCAATACAAGTGTTGGTCGCCAAGAATCCCATAGGAAAAAGGGGACGAAATGAGAGCAAGGTTTGGAAAGTTCTGGACAATTTTTGTGGTTGTCTCGATCTCAAACGACCACCCAAACGACCTGCTCCGGTGGACTGCTTGAGAAAAGCCCCATGCGTCGGTGGCCTTGGATCTTCATTTTGGACATTTTGATAAATGTAAAATCATCGAACACACCAAAGGGCCTTGATCTCGGCCTCGAACTTCTCCGGTTTGACCCAACTTGATTTTTTTATGTCCCAAGTCCACGACCATGTCCACACACCTTCAAATACCACAAAATGAAGTAAAACTAATAAgaactaaataaaaattaaaaagtgTGCAACGAACTTGGTAAAACAATTAAATACTCAAAGCTATGTATTGAAGACATGAATAAATGCTGGATGGGTATGATATGAGAGATTTTGGCACTAGAATATACTCTAAAGATATACATAAAATCGAGTCATCAACAACCAAAAGGCCGGCTTTGCAGAACTTGCCGGTTTGTTGCGACATGATAGAATTGGTGTTTAGGATGATTACAAGCTATCCATAACTTTGAAACAAAAAGGGACTCTACCCAAAAGCGAGAACTACTAGGTAAACCATTTCCCCAATACTCCCTCAAGTTTATTTTTAAAACATAAAGGTAACCAATTACTAGGTAAACCAATTTCCCAGTACTCCCCCAAGTTTATTTTCAAAACATAAAGGTAACCCTACGAGTGGGGCATTTTGGTGGAGCCTGGATTTTAAAATACAAATCAAAATTCAAGCTTTTCGGTTTTGAAAATAACTAAAAAATATATGCAAGTATACAAGGATGAATATATATGTGCGTAAAAATTTAGAATGAAATACCTTGAAATGTAACAtgtacaaaagaaaaacaaattcaTTAATTTTGAGGCCGAAGAATATCATGTGCTGGAAAGCctcaaatttgtttattttacacATCCTTCATTTTAACGTAttttgtcctaaaaatttacacacatgtacATCATGATTTCTATATATCTACATATACATATTTTTAAAATTAAAAGCATAGAAATATGAattttgataaatttagaaaattaCAAATGGAGACATTCATGGAGCTAAGCCTTCAAAAGCAATTTTCGTAACCTTACGGATAAGGTTATAAGCTCAAAAGAAATGACCTTCCGTGACACATGGTGTTTTTATTTACCCTGAAACCCTGAATGAATTCTGAACCCAGATCAATTGGGCCGTTTACCCTGAAACCCTGAATGAATTCTGAACCCAGATCAATTGGGCCGATTTGGCACGATGGCACATGCCGACATTTCAGTTCCACCATGCATGCATCTCGAGTCCCGTTTGCGTTGTGTTTATGCGTTTCCTTCAGTGATCCGAGGCTGAGAGGGGCCTGAGCTAAGCAGACCATGGCAGGCCGCTAGCCATCCTCCTCCTATCTACCCGTCCCAACTATCATCTGCCACCTTTAATTCGCGGTGCCGTAACACGATGCGGCTGCACTGCATGCCCCGAGCCAGGCCATGTGCCGCCCAACATGGCACGTTCCCTGCTCTGCTCTCCCCTGCCTAGACGCTCACACACAAACCCGAACCAACCCCATCCCGTTGCCTTGCCTAATGCCTAGCACCAGCGGCCGCGCGTACCCCCGATCCGGTTTATAAATAGCCCCACCGCACCACGGCCACCTCCCCACTCCCACACAGGAACCATCACTCCGCACTGCCCACTCGTCAGatccgcacacacacacacacaccacagcgCGCGGCAtgggctccctcccctccctcgccgTGCTCGCGGCGCTTCTCTGCTTCCTGGCCGTCGGCGGCGCCGTGGACCTTAACGCCACCGACGCCTCCCCCTTCGACGTCGACCTCAACGTCACCGACGCCACCAAGTACTGGGGCCCCTGGACCCCGGCCAGGGCGACCTGGTATGGCCAGCCCAATGGCGCCGGCCCCGACGACAACGGTGAGGATCCTCCGCGCCGGCTCCCTCTCAGGACGAAtgcttctcctctcctctcttcttgCGCGAGCAATGTGGCTCATTTCTTTCTCGGCGATTCTTGGCCTTGCTAGGTGGTGCCTGCGGCTTCAAGCACACCAACCAGTACCCGTTCGCGTCCATGACCTCCTGCGGCAACCAGCCATTGTTCAAGGACGGCAAGGGATGCGGCTCATGCTACAAGGTACAGTAGTAAATTAAAATTAAATACCCTCCCTCCTACGATGAGAAACAGTTTACAGTTACTGTCAAGCCAGGCCGATCTGCAGCGTCTCACAGCGGGCCCCGCACGCGTGGGGGGTGGCCGTGTGTGTTGAGTCGCTATCCGTGAAAACTTCTGTTACTGTGCGGCGAAGAGCCGTTGCAGCTATGGGAAGCACATTGATTGGCGCTGGACCTCGTTGGTGGCTCAAAGCCTGGCGTTTTGTTCTGTTTCAGATCAGATGCAGGAAGGACCAATCCTGCTCCGGCAGGACGGAGACGGTGATCATCACCGACATGAACTACTACCCGGTGGCGCCCTACCACTTCGACCTCAGCGGCACGGCGTTCGGCAGGCTCGCAAAGCCCGGGCTCAACGACAGGCTCCGCCACTCCGGCATCATCGACATCGAGTTCACACGGTAAGAGCCAGCAACACCTGCAGCCAGCGCCGTAGCAGTACCAGCGCAACACTGAGAATTTGTACCACCATTTTTGCAAATTCCTGGTTGAATTTCCTGGCCATCGTCGGGGCAGTTAAGCTAAAAGCTGAAAATGGTTGGGTGCATTGGATCCACCCAGCTGCCGCATTACTCCTGGCCGACCGGACACGGGCGCCACACACACACTCCTCTGCTCTGCACATGCATGTGCAACAGCTAGTAAGCACACAAGGCAGAGCTCACTCAGCTTTATTACTCGGGCCCAACCCACCTCCTTTTGCAGCACGGCATATGCGTGCCCTGCCACCATACGCCACCGGCCAAGCCCATTTCCGTCTCGTAGGTAGTAGGAGTGTCCGTATTACAGAGCGGCTGGGGCCCCCGGTCGAAAGATACAATATtccccagcaagcaagatggagcaaAGCAACAAAACTAAGCACTCCATAGTCCATTTATGCAAGGATTTACAAGCAGGGTGCGCGTATTTGCAGGGTGCCGTGCGAGTTCCCGGGGCTCAAGATCGGGTTCCACGTGGAGGAGTACTCGAACCCCGTCTACTTCGCGGTGCTGGTGGAGTAcgaggacggcgacggcgacgtggTGCAGGTGGACCTCATGGAGTCGCGGGGGCCGGGCGGCGGAAAGTGGACGAGGATGAGGGAGTCGTGGGGCTCCGTCTGGCGCCTCGACTCCAACCACCGCCTCCAGGCGCCATTCTCCATCCGCATCCGCAACGAGTCCGGCAAGACGCTCGTCGCCAACAAGGTCATCCCGGCCAACTGGAGGCCCAACACCTTCTACCGCTCCTTCGTGCAGTACAGCTGAAGTCCCTTTACCCGAGTACTGGTAATGCTACTACGCAGCTAGCTGCTACGGTCAAGTCATTGGGAGTGTACGGTCCGTCCTTGCGTCGCGCTGAGTCGTTGTAAACTGTATCTGGTTGGGTGGGTGTGTGGTGTCGGTGCGTCTTTCTAGGTGAGAAAAAGGTTTGGTTGGGTGCGGGTGCGGGTGCGGGTGCGTCCGTGGAGTCGGGTCTCGGTCTGTAGGGAAGTGAGAGATGAGTCGTGTATTGGCAAATGGGAAAAGGGCTGTGTGGGAAAATGGAGGAGGCAGGCGTACAAGATACGCTCTCCCGCCCACTCTCGCCTTTTATAATTTATATAGTATCATTCAAGGCGGTGATATTAATCGAAAGTATAttgttactactactactactatatgaAACCAAACCATGTTTGTAGTACTTGTGCCTCTTTTTACGCACTCCAAGTTTCTTTTGGTCACCATTTATTCTTATTCTTGAAGAAGCAAACCCAACtgcacaaaagcataaaaatggttCTTCAGCAAATGAATTTAATTTCATCACATCCTACCACTACATAATCTCATGTTTGGCGCCGATCGGTTCCCGCGCGCGGTAAATTTACAAACCTGGCGCGAAGAACGGGCGGCCTTTACCCGCTTCTTTTTCTGCAGATTCCCTGCCTAACGAACGGCCTAGCACATGATTGGTTGCCGGTAAAGCACGCGGCCGAATTATCCAATCTCCCTGCTGGGCGCTGGCTGCGACCTTCGATAAAGCCACTGCTACCACTCCCCACCGTAGATTTTCTTCATGCCATCAGCACGGTCCTGCCAATTCGATGCGTACGAGCAGTAGTACGTAGCTCGGTAGCTGTAGCGACCTTGGCAGCCGGAGAGAAATTCCCCGGGCCGGCTCCGGTCAAACAGAACAGTGCGCGGCACGCAGGGATACAAGCGCGTCCGGCCAAAAGGAAGCATCCCATCTTCCGCCGCCCGCCGGGGTCCGGCCTTTCAAATCCCATTAGCTGTCCCGCGTTGCTCGCCGCTGCCCGCTGGCGATACCCTCCCTCTCCCTGCACGAGTTATTATCGTGGCTCCCTCGTTTGGTCCAGATCCCCAGCACGGCACGGCATCTTCTTATTCTCATCTCGTCTTACATTACATGGCCCAGCTTCAGCTCACTGCCGCCGGAGTTCAGGTTCGGCACCGCAGGCGAGCCAGGAGCAACTCCTGTTCCTTGCTGCCGCGTCAATCGATCCAGCAGGTTCACTAACGTGAAATCGTGATCAAGGACGTCAGACCGAATCACATAAGCTGGCGCTCTGGGACTTGGCCGGCCGACACCGGTCTTCTTTTGGACGCGCCTTTTCTCCTCTTTGCATCCGCGGATGGAGCTGGTTTCCCCGCGGTCCGCGGCATGTGCGCGCGGCGCATGGAGTCAAAAGGCCATGTGTACCCTGTACTGCTACGTACCTTGCAGACCCCGACCGGTACGGCGTCGTCTTTACCAGTTGTGTGTGTGATCCGCCTAAGCATGTGTGTCGGTGAACCGAATTCCATTATCGTCTCCTGCCCGGACTGGCCGGCACGCGCCGGAGCATATCATCATTATCACTGTTGAAGCGAAGCGGGGGTGCTCCCACACACAGTGCCACCGCATGGTGCGGACGAGCGGTCCAGCGAGATGCCAAGAGAGCAAGCTATCACGTCACACCACGCAGGAAAATATCTCTGCCGCATACGCAAAATCTGCAAATGCGTCTGCATGGAGGCCGATGGCGTTCGGGAGTAGTAGTAAAAAACATCCGATCAGCGCCGAGTGGTTGGCGACGGTGGCGGGTTAGGCTGCGCAATGATTGACTTAGCCGAGCTGAGCTGAGCTGCCTCCAACTCCGACGGTACATTCATTTGCCGGCGGTCTACGAGGGCCCACCGGTCAGTCAGCGAGATTAGGAGACACAAACAGCACAGCGGAAAGTCAGATGAGGATTATCTTGTGTATAGAGAGAAAGGGATTGTCACTACCATCGTTGATGTATTGATATGTGTCGAGGTGCGCGTATATAAAGAGCACAAATGGCTCTGTGGGCCTTTACCTTAACTATACACATCTAAGGGGTGGGTCAGGATATACGTAATATACATGCAACACATATATTCAACACCCGCCCTGCAGTCGAAGCGTCGTCGGAGAGAGAAAGACTGAACCGAAACTCCTTAAAGATGGGAGTGGGCAATTCCTTAGTCATGACATCAGCAAACTATTGCGACGTCGACACGTGTAGAActcgatgttggggaacgtcgcatgggaaacaaaaaaatttctacgcgcacgaagacctatcatggtgatgtccatctacgagaggggatgagtgatctacatacccttgtagaccgtacagcagaagcgttagagaacgtggttaatgtagtggaacgtcctcacgtccctcgatccgccccgcgaacaatcccgcgatctagtaccgaacggacggcacctccgcgttcagcacacgtacaactcgacgatgatctcggccttcttgatccagcaagagagacggagaggtagaagagttctccggcagcgtgacggcgctccggaggttggtgatgaccttgtctcagcagggctccgcccgagcttcacagaaacacgatctataggaaaaaccgtggaggtatgtggtcgggctgccgtggaaaagtcgtctcaaatcagccctaaaacctccgtatatataggtgggagggaggggaccttgccttggggtccaaggaccctcaagggggtcggccgagccaagggggaggactctccccccccccaaaccaagttggactaggtttggtgggagggagtcccctttccttcccacctcctcctttttttttctttctctcttgattttcttctccttggcgcatagggcacttgtgggctgtcccaccagcccactaagggctggtgtgtctcccccaaggcctatgggcttccccggggtaggttgccccccccccggtgaactcccggaacccattcgtcattcccggtacattcccggtaactccgaaaaccttccggtaatcaaatgaggtcatcctatatatcaatcttcgtttccggaccattccggaaaccctcgtgacgtccgagatctcatccgggactccgaacaacattcggtaaccaaccatataactcaaatacgcataaaacaacgtcgaaccttaagtgtgcagaccctgcgggttcgagaactatgtagacatgacccgagagactcctcggtcaatatccaatagcgggacctggatgcccatattggatcctacatattctacgaagatcttatcgtttgaacctcagtgccaaggattcgtataatcccgtatgtcattccctttgtccttcggtatgttacttgctcgagattcgatcgtcagtatccgcatacctatttcaatctcgtttaccggcaagtctctttactcgttccgtaatac encodes:
- the LOC123438643 gene encoding expansin-B4-like; this encodes MGSLPSLAVLAALLCFLAVGGAVDLNATDASPFDVDLNVTDATKYWGPWTPARATWYGQPNGAGPDDNGGACGFKHTNQYPFASMTSCGNQPLFKDGKGCGSCYKIRCRKDQSCSGRTETVIITDMNYYPVAPYHFDLSGTAFGRLAKPGLNDRLRHSGIIDIEFTRVPCEFPGLKIGFHVEEYSNPVYFAVLVEYEDGDGDVVQVDLMESRGPGGGKWTRMRESWGSVWRLDSNHRLQAPFSIRIRNESGKTLVANKVIPANWRPNTFYRSFVQYS